In Zingiber officinale cultivar Zhangliang chromosome 1A, Zo_v1.1, whole genome shotgun sequence, a genomic segment contains:
- the LOC122002080 gene encoding zinc finger MYM-type protein 1-like, whose amino-acid sequence MEVFNTHVGGVASAHNDARTQFEAFQNQRQSVSHLLQAQGHGMEVAYHTRLTATLDVTRFLLKQGLSFRGHDESLNSSNKGNFLELIEWYTQRNDEVAKTMNENAPGNNQMKSPTVQKDLTRACAAEVTNVILNDIKDNIFSLMNDIDELFAKHKLSLSRLRGQGYDGASNMRGEYNGLKALILKENSSARYVHCFAHQLQLVVVAVAKSNQIVSDFFQYVTMIVNITGASCKRKDKFRQLEHDRLVECLEKGDIVSVLENVHDDGTNDNNSGIATSLIDKMESYEFVFVMHLMKSLLEITNKLSLALQQKDQNIVLAVSLIKTMKVRLQKLRDEGWENFLDVVNKFCSNHMIPVPNMEENMRTRGCSRRNGQMITNFHHYRVEIFCQVLDMMVQEMSNRFSESSTEVLTCIACLDPKDSFSQFDIGKLLHLAELYLEDFSLTDRVILEDQLETYIQNVRVTTASVERVFSAMKIIKIDLRNRM is encoded by the exons ATGGAAGTATTTAATACGCATGTTGGTGGTGTAGCTAGTGCTCATAATGATGCAAGAACACAATTTGAGGCTTTTCAAAATCAACGACAAAGTGTGTCACATTTGCTACAAGCACAAGGGCATGGAATGGAGGTTGCATATCACACTCGATTAACGGCAACTTTAGATGTTACACGCTTTCTTTTGAAACAAGGTTTGTCTTTCCGTGGACATGATGAGTCATTGAATTCCTCAAATAAAGGTAACTTTCTTGAATTGATTGAGTGGTATACCCAAAGAAATGATGAGGTTGCCAAGACCATGAATGAAAATGCCCCTGGAAACAATCAAATGAAGTCTCCAACAGttcaaaaggatttaacacgGGCTTGTGCTGCTGAAGTCACAAATGTCATTCTTAATGATATAAAAGACAATATATTTTCTCTTATG AATGATATTGATGAATTGTTTGCAAAACATAAGTTGTCATTATCAAGATTGAgaggtcaaggatatgatggagCTTCAAATATGCGAGGTGAGTATAATGGATTGAAGGCTCTTATATTGAAGGAAAATTCATCTGCAAGGTATGTCCATTGTTTTGCTCACCAACTTCAACTAGTTGTTGTTGCAGTTGCTAAAAGCAATCAAATTGTGAGTGATTTCTTCCAATATGTTACTATGATTGTGAATATTACTGGTGCTTCATGcaaaagaaaagataagtttAGACAACTTGAACATGATAGACTTGTAGAATGTTTGGAGAAAGGAGATATTGTTAGtg TGCTTGAAAATGTGCATGATGATGGTACTAATGATAATAATAGTGGTATCGCCACCAGTTTGATTGATAAGATGGAGAGTTATGAATTTGTGTTTGTGATGCATTTGATGAAATCTTTATTGGAAATCACAAATAAATTGTCACTTGCCTTACAACAAAAGGATCAAAACATTGTACTGGCTGTCAGTTTGATCAAGACAATGAAAGTTCGATtacaaaaattgagagacgaaggATGGGAGAATTTTTTGGACGTCGTCAACAAATTTTGTAGTAACCATATGATCCCAGTACCGAATATGGAAGAAAACATGAGAACTCGTGGTTGCAGCAGACGTAATGGACAAATGATTACTAATTTTCATCACTATCGTGTTGAAATTTTTTGTcag GTTCTTGATATGATGGTTCAAGAGATGAGTAATCGGTTTTCAGAATCAAGTACGGAGGTACTTACTTGCATTGCTTGCTTAGATCCAAAGGACTCTTTTTCTCAATTTGATATTGGTAAACTACTTCACCTTGCTGAACTTTATCTAGAGGACTTTTCATTGACTGATCGTGTAATACTTGAGGACCAACTTGAGACTTACATTCAAAATGTACGAG TTACAACTGCTTCTGTTGAAAGAGTTTTTTCTGCGATGAAAATTATCAAGATTGATTTGCGTAATAGGATGTGA